In Schizosaccharomyces osmophilus chromosome 1, complete sequence, the genomic window cttataatttttttcacGGCTGGTCCGTGATAATTAATATATACATGGTTTTTTTAGAACCTTTATATACCATCTATTgatcatcttttttatcattCTAATATTAAGTTTCTGTACTCTTTTTGTTCGCCAGGGAAAATATGTGAAAGGAATCCAAGTTTATTCGTACGAATCGTGTTACGGTGTATTGtaatttctcttttcccGTTAAAAGGTTCTTATTAAATCTCGCAAGGGTGTCTCCTgatatgcttctttttgcttaGGAATATGGTCTATCTGGTTTGCTCGATGATATTCCTTACCTGAAGCTCAATACATTTGATGAAGCTGATTTGTACactgttttcttcatgtctttcttttgtcttttgtttgatttctATCGCTAGGTCGAAAAACTGGCTTTGATTATCTGGTTCTGTGCAATGGAGTTTTTCTAGCGttcaaatttaaaaataaaaaaaaaataaaaaaaagaacgaaagaGTAAGGAATTATATTATGTTATCAAAAGAGTCCGTGTTTGATTGTTGCTATGAAacagaaatgaaagaaagcatAAAACGAGCAAATAGTCTTCAATAGAATCGGAATGAAATGTGgtcataaaaataaagataaataaaaatgaaggatcGTTTTATAGTCGAATTGAAGGTACGCTGCTGAAGATTGCTGTATTGGCAGCTACTAATGCAGCGATTAACAAACCTGCGTAAACTGCCTTAATCTGTAAGTGAAGAAGGATCCTCTTGTTTtgtacttttgaaaaatgaaacggCTTTGTTTCATTATATCCAACAAGTGCCAACAAAGGATCTAAGCAAAACCACGAACAAATGAGGTTATAAAATCCAATGAAAAAGGGAAGCAAAGTCCAAACCCGTACTCTTCTAGAATACTCCAAAAAGATGCCGCAAAACCCAAGCCAATATGCTGCAAAGGTAGCGATGTATCCGATGAGAAATCTGACGGCATAGCTAGCAGCATGAATGTTGTGCTTCATTTGTTGATCCAAAAATCGAGTATATGCAGGTTTGAGAATAAAGTGAAATATATAGGAATGAACTTCTTCAAGGATGTTTGGATCCTCGGCCACTTGATACTTTGAGGCATTAAGTAGTGGATTCACCAAACGCGATGGAAGGGGAACCCGAAAAGGGGACCCTTTTGTCAAGTATCTGTTTATTATTATCTGtcgaaaagcaaacaaatgATTATGTGAGATCATTCCgaaggaaggaagaaaaggcttTGGATCATTAGAGGgatgaatttcttttaaataagATGCTCGATCCTTGTTATGAAAAAGGGAGGCTGGGTCTAAGATTTCCATATTGAATATGTTTTCTGTGAATAGCGGTCCAAAATTAGGGAGATAGTAGTCTTCCAAAAAACCATAAGAAACGTTCGATTGGTTCGGTGTCCGGGCTCGAGAGCCATTTAGGCCAAGGGTAGAGCTACTCTGTGTAGCGATAGAATGggaattttcaatttctttataataGATTCTGGTAAGGATGTCGAGCAAACTAATATCCAACCACATATCTAGATAGTCAACTCCTCGCTCTTCATAttgaatatatatataaaagtTATAGATATTCAATGGAGCACTACACTGTTTTGTCAACACATCATTTACATTTGGTATACGACTGCTCATTTCATGTTACACCGTTTTACCCAAAAGAAAGTCCTAGAGCTTGTTTTCTATTACAAAAAACCGAATGGAAATGttttataaacaatttAAGAGAATGGTAGAATACAAAGCAGGGCTCCCTCACCCGTTAGCTCTTCCAAACGTATCGAAGGTTTTTGTGGGTAgtgttttgcttttccagCATTCCATATACAGTACGAGTATAAAGAATTTAGTACAgcagaaaagcaattcaggaagaaaatgatatttgtactttaaatttaaaattattGTGAAGTAGTCCATTTTCCTATTCCTCGTGTTCTCTCGATAATACTATTGAATATCATCTTACTCGTAACAAATGTTCCCTATGAAAGCATGAGAGAAATCgttcaaataaaattagAATTAAAATCATGCAAATGTACAATTGTATCAGGTTTGACCCATTTCACCTTTACACTCTACATCAACTTCTAATGTCCAGGcgcttttcatttgtaaAGCTAaaggaaaaccaaaaaccaCTTCTGCCCAAAATAAGTTTCGAAAACAAACCTCAAAAGtcattttaaaagaaaaaaaaaaggtatttttgtaattcgCAAGTAGGGAATAATGTAAccattgtttgtttacgactgcaactttcaaaagatgCGTTCTAATTCGTTATCCTAATTACAGTATTGCTGCTGTTTGCTCCACAAAATGTGGCCGTTCATAAATTTTCTGCGCTTCACCAACAACTACCAAAGCATACTACACGTTTAAAAACGTGAAAAGTCGCAGAAATGTTGATTCTTACAGGTAAATAACTTTCTGCCTTGCAAGTTAtgatgaaaacaagaaattaaCAAAGTTTAGAGACTGCGGCCGGTTATGCCGTTTTTAAGGCAAAAGATaaattgttgaaaaagCGTGAAGCCTTAGTCGACGACTTAAAAACAGCTGAAGGTGCTTCGAATATGtatggaaaagcaaaaacaaatactGAATTTCACTAACACCGGTTTGTAGCTTAAAATTGCAGTCATTTGCAAAATTCGAAAGTACAGTGGATGCCGTCGACAATGTCTCCGCTCTTATCGAGGGCAAGGTTTCCCCTAAGCTTTCaaatcttttgaaggaCTTGTCcgacaaaaaaaataatatgcTTGTTGTTGCTGATCCCAAGCTTGGTAACGCCATTAACAAATTGCCTGGTCTTGAGTTTGAGGTTATGTCTGACTCATCCGTCCAGGATCTATACCGTGGTATTCGTGAGCATATGTCTTCGTTGATTGCTGGCTTGGCACCCTCTGATATTAACGCCATGTCTTTGGGTCTTTCGCACTCCCTTTCTCGTCATAAGCTCAAGTTCTCTCCCGACAAGGTTGACACAATGATCGTTCAAGCAATTGCTCTCCTTGACGATCTCGACAAAGAGTTGAATACCTACGCTATGCGTGTTCGTGAATGGTATGGTTGGCATTTCCCTGAAATGGGCAAGATTGTTCAAGATAACTTGGCATATGCCCGCGTTATTAAGACTATGGGTATGCGTACCAGCTGTTCTTCTACCGATTTCAGCGATGTTCTTCCTGAAGAAGTCGAGGCCACTTTAAAGAGTGCTGCTGAGATTTCTATGGGTACCGAAATTACCGCCgaagatttggaaaacattTCTATCTTGGCACAACAAGTTCTTGATTTGGCAGCTTACAGAGCTCAGTTATCAGAATATCTCCGCAACAGAATGCATGCCATTGCTCCCAACTTGACTGCTCTTGTCGGTGAACTTGTCGGTGCTCGTTTGATAGCTCACGCTGGCTCTTTGATGAACTTGGCCAAGCAACCTGCTTCCACTCTCCAAATTTTGGGTGCTGAAAAGGCTCTTTTCCGTGCCTTGAAAACCAAGCACAGTACTCCCAAGTACGGTTTGATCTACCACGCTAGCTTGGTTGGTCAAGCTAATTCTAAAAACAAGGGTAAAATAGCTAGAGTTTTGGCTACCAAGGCCGCCTTGTCCCTTCGTGTTGATGCTTTGACTGACAAAAATATTGTTGATGGTAACGTCGGTCTGGAGAATCGCATTCGCGTTGAAAACCGTCTTCGTTCCCTTGAAGGTGGAAAGCTTTTGCCTTTGCCAACCGCCTCGGTTCAACAACAAAAGCACGATATCAGTGGTGGTGCCGCCTACAACCCTGCTACTGACACTGTTGTTACCACCGATGACGCTGATAAGAAGGAAGAGAGtgaaagtgaagaagaaaaacccAAGGAAGACAAggattccaaaaagaagaagaaaaagtctTCCAAGAGTAAGGATGTTGATGAGTCATCAGATagcaaaaaggaaaagaaaaagaagagaaaatcTGAAGACGGAGAAGAAGCTTCTGgcgagaaaaagaagaaaaaatccaagaaatCTAAATCTTAAATTGACTAAGTCTTTTTTGAGTCTTCAAGGAATGCTCCTTCAAAGCTTTTCCCTTTTATTATATATGCGCACATTCATATACTAATGGGATCAATTGTATGgatgttttgaaattggGAAACCTTGATTTTGTCATGCACCTTATTTAGGAGGTGCTGAATTTTGTTGTTTGATTTCTCCCTATTTAAACAGTTTCTTGGATATTGTCTTCGTTTATTTCTTGCGTCCTaggtatatataaaaaatttagttGTTTGCCTAAAGTAGGGTTCAGTACCTAAAGGTTTATTAGGAACAGTAACACGATATATAATTCATATAGACTATGACTCGTACATCAAGCGTTGTACATCTTGCGTCGGAATAAATTAGGATATTTGATTTGCAATGTATAGGTGGATAAAGATAATGATTTACTGGATGTAGCTTATGATGGAATAGAACTATGTAAAGGAATGTGACCATAAACTAACGTTGTGGAGTTTGCCATGTAATAAGTTACCGTTATGCTAATTTAGATTACTCTCATAAAAACTTTATTGTACTAGTCCAAAACGTCTACGGTcacacctaggcgaaaacaccagttcccgtctGATCGCTGCAGTTAAGTgaagcgtctgagggtctcgttagtTCAATACTGcggttggagacaacatgagaatccgggatgctgtaggctttttgCAATCcttgttcttttgtatGCAAGCATCCTGAAGAGTAATGAAAAGACCGGCGGACATTATGACAAAAAATGCTTTACTTTCCAATATAGAGATATGCATTTCTAATCCTgctatttataatttaagCAAACAGCATGATTTCTTTGCTCAAagttcctttgtttactttttgtaataaacgacgactcttttggattatacTATTAAGAAAAATCGCAATGAGGACTGTGACCAGTCAGTGACATAATGTCgctgcttttatgaattaagACATGCGAAAAGCCATTACcatgattttttcaaactcgcATCGTTGgttttaaaggaaaagttaAGCTGAATgatttatttgcttttttggaGCGAGGCtcaattccctttttcgACAGATTATTGAAAAGTGCAACCAGTTCCAACGGACTTTTCTTAGTGATTCTAGTTGATTTCGTTTAGAGTGTAACTATCGGTGTTATTTTGGCTCTAAttgccattgtaaatatgaaaaacaaatatactcctatttcagattctgatgactcttccaaaacgctcaatgatgaaaaggcaGATAGTCAGTCGTCTCCTTCTGATGGTACGCCTCCTCCGTATACAGGTAAGATTagttgaaatagaaaggaaaggttGATTCTTTGTGTTCTTGCTGGAACGGTTcttgatggaagaatcatgcttgtttatttatttgtcgGGTTTGAAACTAATAACCTTGTCGATAACTGTCAGCAAACATTATAGACACCTCTATCTTtttacaaacaaagaacTATTTACTAATACATCCATTAGCTTCAACCAAATTTATTGATCTCGAAATGGCTCctgaaacagaagaaagttctaaaaagaaaagatatctGACGCCTCGTGAATtagcaattgtttttgctatttttattgtatatAATGTATGCTTAATTATTGCGAGGgtcattcttcttgtttacgaaattcCGTTTAATCAGCTTGCCGTTTGGGTACTTTTTGGCGTTTGGTGCGCTCTATTTCTGTCATTGACAATTGGTAAGAAACTAATTTCAGGATTTTTAATGACTCACTAACTATTAGTAATAACTCAAATGCCTAAAGAATGGTTCACGCAAGCTGGTAGAGTGCTGCACAACATGTTGACGGCAGCAATCTCTGTGTGTTGTTTCAATGGTTTCTGTTACTTTATTGGAAAGAAGCTAGTATGGACTGAAAACATAAACTCGTTCTGTTACTGGCTGTTTGGTGCCATTGACATAATGTTTATTCTTGTTTTAACGAGTATGCGATACACCCTGCGAAATATTCTAACTGTTCTAGTGAATGCAAATGCGCGTGAAATATTAAGATTAGTTCTCGTCGATCTGAGAAACGGCATAGGCGTTGGCGTAAACGGAATAGGAAACGCTGTGGATCGTATTTTAGGTTTGTACACTTCGTAAATGCTTGCTATCGTTAGGGCTTTAATTAACCTATTTTAAAGATACAAATCGAGGAGAGCAAGTACCTCAGAACGAAGGAATCGAACTTCAGCCTCTTGCTGAGCAAAGCGCTGAAGTTTGAGTTTGAGTTTTACCGAACCtgctttcattctttatatttcgctccttctttggaaatATCCATGTCAATTGCAGTCCATCAAGTTTCTGCATTCGCATCCACCAAAGTAAGCATTATCGTTATATGATAGctttaattgcttttctcatTCGCTCTTTCATGAATCTGTTGATTCGTTTCACAGCATCGTTGTTTACGCAttgttcatcttcttcgtgAATAGAACacctttttaatgattatttaattattccGACGAAAATTCTGCCGTAATGAACTTCGTACTTTCCGCATATAATTCATAAATGGCAGGGACGAAAGTGATTACCGCCAGAGGTAAAATTGATTCACAGCGTAGAAAGcacaaatcttcagattaAAAGATTCGACAGATGTAgcttaataaattaaattatcGTTTATATGGTGAGTCAAGTCGACGCActatgaaaatatattaGTGGATCCATATATATGAAAGTTCAAGGTTTTTTCAAACCATAAACTCATACGCTGAGTCTTACA contains:
- a CDS encoding endomembrane protein; protein product: MSSRIPNVNDVLTKQCSAPLNIYNFYIYIQYEERGVDYLDMWLDISLLDILTRIYYKEIENSHSIATQSSSTLGLNGSRARTPNQSNVSYGFLEDYYLPNFGPLFTENIFNMEILDPASLFHNKDRASYLKEIHPSNDPKPFLPSFGMISHNHLFAFRQIIINRYLTKGSPFRVPLPSRLVNPLLNASKYQVAEDPNILEEVHSYIFHFILKPAYTRFLDQQMKHNIHAASYAVRFLIGYIATFAAYWLGFCGIFLEYSRRVRVWTLLPFFIGFYNLICSWFCLDPLLALVGYNETKPFHFSKVQNKRILLHLQIKAVYAGLLIAALVAANTAIFSSVPSIRL
- the nop58 gene encoding U3 snoRNP protein Nop58 — encoded protein: MLILTETAAGYAVFKAKDKLLKKREALVDDLKTAEGASNILKLQSFAKFESTVDAVDNVSALIEGKVSPKLSNLLKDLSDKKNNMLVVADPKLGNAINKLPGLEFEVMSDSSVQDLYRGIREHMSSLIAGLAPSDINAMSLGLSHSLSRHKLKFSPDKVDTMIVQAIALLDDLDKELNTYAMRVREWYGWHFPEMGKIVQDNLAYARVIKTMGMRTSCSSTDFSDVLPEEVEATLKSAAEISMGTEITAEDLENISILAQQVLDLAAYRAQLSEYLRNRMHAIAPNLTALVGELVGARLIAHAGSLMNLAKQPASTLQILGAEKALFRALKTKHSTPKYGLIYHASLVGQANSKNKGKIARVLATKAALSLRVDALTDKNIVDGNVGLENRIRVENRLRSLEGGKLLPLPTASVQQQKHDISGGAAYNPATDTVVTTDDADKKEESESEEEKPKEDKDSKKKKKKSSKSKDVDESSDSKKEKKKKRKSEDGEEASGEKKKKKSKKSKS
- the wtf14 gene encoding wtf meiotic driver (syntenic with wtf21 in CBS 15792), with product MKNKYTPISDSDDSSKTLNDEKADSQSSPSDGTPPPYTASTKFIDLEMAPETEESSKKKRYLTPRELAIVFAIFIVYNVCLIIARVILLVYEIPFNQLAVWVLFGVWCALFLSLTIVITQMPKEWFTQAGRVLHNMLTAAISVCCFNGFCYFIGKKLVWTENINSFCYWLFGAIDIMFILVLTMNANAREILRLVLVDLRNGIGVGVNGIGNAVDRILDTNRGEQVPQNEGIELQPLAEQSAEV